A single Streptococcus thermophilus DNA region contains:
- the atpA gene encoding F0F1 ATP synthase subunit alpha gives MAINAQEISALIKKQIENFQPNFDVTETGVVTYIGDGIARARGLDNAMSGELLEFSNGVFGMAQNLESNDVGIIILGDFYTIREGDEVKRTGKIMEVPVGEALIGRVVNPLGQPIDGLGDIKTTATRPVEAPAPGVMQRKSVSEPLQTGLKAIDALVPIGRGQRELIIGDRQTGKTSVAIDAILNQKGQDVICIYVAIGQKESTVRTQVETLRKHGALDYTIVVTASASQPSPLLYIAPYAGVAMAEEFMYNGKHVLIVYDDLSKQAVAYRELSLLLRRPPGREAYPGDVFYLHSRLLERSAKVSDDLGGGSITALPIIQTQAGDISAYIATNVISITDGQIFLQENLFNSGIRPAIDAGSSVSRVGGSAQIKAMKKVAGTLRLDLASYRELEAFTQFGSDLDAATQAKLNRGRRTVEVLKQPLHKPLPVEKQVLILYALTHGFLDSVPVDQILDFEEALYDYFDSHHEDIFETIRSTKDLPEEAVLNEAIQAFKDQSEYK, from the coding sequence TTGGCAATTAATGCACAAGAAATTAGCGCTTTAATTAAAAAGCAAATTGAAAACTTCCAGCCAAATTTTGACGTCACAGAAACTGGTGTAGTCACTTATATCGGTGATGGTATTGCCCGTGCTCGTGGACTTGATAATGCCATGAGTGGAGAACTTCTCGAATTTTCAAATGGTGTCTTCGGTATGGCTCAAAACCTTGAGTCTAATGACGTTGGTATCATTATTCTTGGAGATTTTTATACAATTCGTGAAGGTGATGAAGTTAAACGTACTGGTAAAATTATGGAAGTGCCAGTAGGTGAAGCTCTTATTGGTCGTGTCGTAAACCCACTTGGTCAACCAATTGATGGTCTTGGAGATATCAAGACAACTGCAACTCGTCCAGTTGAAGCACCTGCACCAGGCGTTATGCAACGTAAATCAGTTTCTGAACCACTCCAAACTGGTCTTAAAGCGATTGATGCTTTGGTTCCAATTGGACGTGGTCAACGTGAGTTAATCATCGGTGACCGTCAAACAGGTAAAACATCTGTTGCGATTGATGCAATTTTGAACCAAAAAGGACAAGATGTGATTTGTATCTATGTTGCTATTGGTCAAAAAGAATCAACTGTTCGTACACAAGTTGAAACACTTCGTAAACATGGTGCTCTTGATTACACAATCGTTGTGACTGCCTCAGCATCACAACCATCACCATTGCTTTACATCGCGCCTTACGCTGGTGTTGCAATGGCTGAAGAGTTCATGTATAACGGAAAACATGTCTTGATTGTTTATGATGATTTGTCTAAGCAAGCCGTGGCTTACCGAGAACTTTCATTGCTTCTCCGTCGTCCACCAGGTCGTGAAGCCTACCCAGGGGATGTATTCTATCTCCACTCACGTCTTTTGGAACGTTCAGCTAAGGTTTCAGATGATCTTGGTGGTGGTTCAATTACTGCCTTGCCAATCATCCAAACACAAGCAGGAGATATCTCAGCTTATATCGCGACAAACGTTATTTCTATCACAGATGGACAAATCTTCTTGCAAGAAAATCTTTTCAACTCAGGTATTCGTCCTGCGATTGATGCTGGTTCTTCAGTATCACGTGTTGGTGGTTCAGCGCAAATCAAAGCAATGAAGAAAGTTGCTGGTACCCTTCGTCTTGACTTGGCTTCTTACCGTGAACTTGAAGCCTTTACACAATTCGGTTCTGATTTGGATGCCGCAACACAAGCTAAACTTAATCGTGGACGTCGTACAGTTGAAGTGCTTAAACAACCACTTCATAAACCACTTCCGGTTGAAAAACAAGTTCTTATTCTTTACGCTTTGACACATGGCTTCTTGGACAGTGTTCCGGTTGATCAAATCTTGGATTTTGAAGAAGCCCTCTATGACTACTTTGATAGCCATCATGAGGATATCTTTGAAACAATCCGTTCAACTAAGGATCTTCCTGAAGAAGCTGTGCTTAATGAAGCTATCCAAGCTTTCAAAGATCAATCGGAATACAAATAG
- a CDS encoding F0F1 ATP synthase subunit gamma, which translates to MAGSLREIKTKIASIKQTSHITGAMQMVSASKLTRSEQATKDFQIYASKIRQITTDLLHSELVNGFSNPMLDARPVRKSGYIVITSDKGLVGGYNSTILKAVLDMIKRDHDSEDEYAIISIGGTGSDFFKARNMNVAFELRGLEDQPSFDQVGKIISKAVGMYQNELFDELYVCYNHHINSLSREVRVEKMLPIADFDPNESEGHVLTKFELEPDRDTILDQLLPQYAESLIYGAIVDAKTAEHAAGMTAMQTATDNAKKIINDLTIQYNRARQAAITQEITEIVGGASALE; encoded by the coding sequence ATGGCAGGCTCTCTAAGAGAAATCAAAACAAAAATTGCTTCAATTAAGCAAACGAGTCATATTACAGGAGCCATGCAAATGGTTTCTGCTTCTAAATTGACACGTTCTGAGCAAGCTACTAAAGATTTTCAAATCTATGCCTCAAAAATTAGACAGATCACAACAGATCTTCTACATTCAGAATTGGTTAACGGTTTTTCAAATCCGATGTTGGATGCACGTCCAGTTCGTAAGTCAGGGTATATTGTCATTACTTCAGATAAGGGATTAGTTGGAGGATATAATTCAACCATTCTTAAAGCTGTCTTGGATATGATTAAACGTGACCATGATTCTGAAGATGAATATGCTATCATCTCTATTGGTGGAACAGGTTCAGATTTCTTCAAAGCTCGTAACATGAATGTTGCTTTTGAACTTCGTGGCCTTGAAGATCAACCTAGTTTCGATCAAGTCGGGAAAATCATTTCTAAAGCTGTAGGAATGTATCAAAATGAGCTTTTTGATGAACTTTATGTGTGTTACAATCATCATATTAATAGTTTGTCTCGTGAAGTTCGTGTTGAAAAAATGCTTCCAATTGCTGATTTTGATCCTAATGAATCTGAAGGCCATGTATTGACCAAGTTTGAATTGGAACCAGATCGTGATACTATTTTGGATCAACTCTTGCCACAATATGCTGAGAGTCTTATCTACGGTGCTATCGTAGATGCCAAAACAGCTGAGCATGCTGCTGGTATGACCGCAATGCAGACTGCCACTGATAATGCTAAGAAAATAATTAACGATTTAACAATTCAATACAACCGTGCACGTCAAGCAGCCATTACTCAGGAAATCACTGAGATTGTTGGCGGTGCTAGTGCACTTGAATAG
- the atpD gene encoding F0F1 ATP synthase subunit beta, with the protein MSSGKIAQVVGPVVDVAFATGDKLPEINNALVVYTDEEKSRRIVLEVALELGEGVVRTIAMESTDGLTRGLEVLDTGRPISVPVGKETLGRVFNVLGDTIDMEAPFADDAEREPIHKKAPTFDELSTNTEILETGIKVIDLLAPYLKGGKVGLFGGAGVGKTVLIQELIHNIAQEHGGISVFTGVGERSREGNDLYWEMKESGVIEKTAMVFGQMNEPPGARMRVALTGLTIAEYFRDVEGQDVLLFIDNIFRFTQAGSEVSALLGRMPSAVGYQPTLATEMGQLQERITSTKKGSVTSIQAIYVPADDYTDPAPATAFAHLDSTTNLERKLTQMGIYPAVDPLASSSRALSPEIVGEEHYAVATEVQRVLQRYRELQDIIAILGMDELSDEDKTLVGRARRIQFFLSQNFNVAEQFTGQPGSYVPVAETVRGFKEILEGKYDNLPEDAFRSVGPIEDVVAKAKAMGY; encoded by the coding sequence ATGAGCTCAGGCAAAATTGCTCAGGTTGTTGGTCCTGTTGTAGACGTAGCGTTTGCAACTGGCGATAAACTTCCTGAGATTAACAATGCATTGGTCGTTTACACAGATGAAGAAAAGTCTAGACGTATCGTGCTCGAAGTAGCTCTTGAACTTGGAGAAGGTGTGGTTCGTACCATTGCCATGGAATCTACTGATGGATTGACTCGTGGGCTAGAAGTTCTGGACACTGGTCGTCCAATCAGTGTTCCTGTTGGTAAAGAAACTCTTGGACGTGTCTTTAACGTGCTTGGAGATACCATTGACATGGAAGCACCTTTTGCAGATGATGCAGAGCGTGAACCAATTCATAAAAAAGCACCTACCTTCGATGAATTGTCAACAAATACTGAAATCCTTGAAACAGGGATTAAAGTTATCGACTTGCTTGCCCCTTATCTTAAAGGTGGTAAAGTCGGACTTTTCGGTGGTGCCGGTGTTGGTAAGACTGTCCTTATTCAAGAGCTGATTCACAACATTGCTCAAGAACACGGTGGCATTTCCGTGTTTACGGGTGTTGGGGAACGTTCACGTGAAGGTAATGACCTTTACTGGGAAATGAAGGAATCTGGCGTTATCGAAAAAACAGCCATGGTCTTTGGTCAAATGAATGAACCACCTGGAGCACGTATGCGTGTTGCCCTTACTGGTTTGACTATCGCTGAATATTTCCGTGATGTTGAAGGACAAGACGTGCTTCTCTTCATTGATAACATCTTCCGTTTCACTCAAGCAGGTTCTGAAGTATCAGCCCTTCTTGGTCGTATGCCATCAGCCGTTGGTTATCAACCTACATTGGCAACTGAAATGGGTCAATTGCAAGAACGTATCACATCAACTAAAAAAGGTTCTGTTACCTCAATCCAAGCTATCTATGTCCCGGCCGATGACTACACTGACCCAGCGCCAGCAACAGCATTCGCTCACTTGGATTCAACAACTAACCTTGAACGTAAGTTGACACAAATGGGTATTTACCCAGCTGTTGACCCATTGGCATCAAGCTCACGTGCCCTTTCACCTGAAATTGTTGGTGAAGAACACTATGCTGTTGCGACTGAAGTTCAACGAGTACTTCAACGATACCGTGAATTGCAAGATATTATCGCTATCCTTGGTATGGATGAATTGTCGGACGAAGATAAAACATTGGTTGGACGTGCTCGTCGTATCCAATTCTTCTTGTCACAAAACTTCAATGTTGCTGAACAGTTTACGGGTCAACCAGGTTCTTATGTTCCAGTTGCTGAAACTGTTCGTGGCTTTAAAGAAATCCTTGAAGGTAAATATGACAATCTTCCTGAAGATGCTTTTCGTAGCGTAGGGCCAATTGAGGATGTAGTAGCTAAAGCTAAAGCTATGGGCTACTAA
- a CDS encoding F0F1 ATP synthase subunit epsilon: MAQMTVQVVTPDGLKYDHHASFIHAVTKDGQIGILPGHINLVAPLEVDELKVRRVDDESHVDWIAVNGGIIEVKDDFITIVANSAERDRDIDVSRAERAKQRTERVLEEATKSDRNVDVQRAQVALRRALNRINVGTKIR; encoded by the coding sequence ATGGCACAAATGACCGTACAAGTGGTAACTCCAGATGGTCTTAAATATGACCACCATGCCAGCTTTATCCACGCGGTTACTAAAGATGGTCAAATTGGTATTTTGCCAGGCCATATTAACTTGGTTGCTCCACTTGAAGTGGATGAGCTCAAGGTTCGTCGTGTGGATGACGAGAGTCACGTCGATTGGATTGCCGTAAACGGTGGTATCATCGAAGTTAAAGATGATTTCATTACTATCGTTGCCAATTCAGCAGAACGTGATCGCGACATTGACGTTTCTCGTGCCGAACGTGCCAAGCAACGTACAGAACGTGTCTTGGAAGAAGCAACAAAATCTGATCGTAATGTTGATGTTCAACGTGCTCAGGTTGCTCTCCGTCGAGCACTTAATCGTATCAATGTCGGTACAAAAATAAGATAA
- the ftsW gene encoding cell division peptidoglycan polymerase FtsW — protein MKIEKKHLLDYTILIPYLILSVVGLIVVYSTTSARLVTFGANPFASVMNQGAFWLVSLLFIFFIYRLKLNFLRKDKVLGAVIIVEIILLVVAKFFTKEINGANGWIVLGPLSFQPAEYLKVIVVWYLAHTFSKQQSAIEHYDYQALTKNRWIPRTKEEFNDWRYYLLVMIGLVAIQPDLGNAAIIVLTTVVMFSISGVGYRWFTALFAGIVGLSSAFLGLIALVGVQNMAKVPVFGYVAKRFAAYFNPFKDLTGSGLQLSHSYYAMSNGGWFGLGLGNSIEKTGYLPEATTDFVFSIVIEELGLIGAGLILALLFFLILRIMIVGVKARNPFNSMMALGVGALMLMQVFVNIGGISGLIPSTGVTFPFLSQGGNSLLVTSVGIAFVLNIAANEKRDNIVQAIEEELSQTQELENQNEKIVPLRRSR, from the coding sequence ATGAAAATTGAAAAGAAACATCTTTTGGACTATACCATCTTGATACCTTATTTAATTTTATCAGTGGTTGGTTTGATTGTTGTTTATTCAACAACGAGTGCTCGTTTAGTAACTTTTGGAGCCAATCCTTTCGCATCAGTTATGAACCAAGGTGCCTTCTGGCTAGTATCCTTATTATTTATCTTTTTTATTTATCGATTGAAATTGAATTTCCTTAGAAAAGATAAGGTCTTAGGAGCTGTAATAATTGTCGAAATTATACTTTTGGTTGTTGCGAAATTTTTCACTAAAGAAATTAATGGAGCGAACGGATGGATTGTACTGGGTCCCTTATCTTTCCAACCAGCGGAATATCTTAAGGTTATTGTTGTTTGGTATTTGGCGCACACCTTCTCAAAACAACAGTCTGCTATAGAACATTATGACTATCAGGCTTTAACTAAAAATAGGTGGATACCGAGGACTAAAGAAGAATTTAATGACTGGCGTTACTATTTGCTGGTAATGATTGGCTTAGTTGCCATCCAACCAGACTTGGGAAATGCGGCTATCATCGTATTGACAACGGTTGTCATGTTTTCAATTTCTGGTGTTGGTTATCGCTGGTTCACGGCACTGTTTGCTGGTATTGTAGGGCTGTCGTCTGCTTTTCTTGGATTGATTGCTTTGGTTGGAGTACAAAACATGGCTAAGGTACCTGTCTTTGGATATGTTGCCAAGCGTTTTGCAGCTTATTTTAATCCTTTTAAGGATTTAACAGGTTCAGGACTTCAGTTATCTCATTCTTACTATGCTATGAGTAATGGGGGGTGGTTCGGTCTTGGTCTCGGAAATTCGATTGAGAAAACCGGTTATCTTCCAGAAGCAACGACAGACTTTGTGTTTTCAATTGTTATTGAAGAGTTAGGTCTCATTGGAGCAGGTTTGATTCTTGCCCTTCTCTTTTTCCTTATTCTTCGTATTATGATTGTAGGAGTAAAAGCTAGAAATCCATTTAACTCTATGATGGCACTTGGTGTGGGGGCTCTCATGCTTATGCAAGTTTTTGTTAATATCGGTGGAATCTCAGGTTTGATTCCATCGACAGGGGTTACCTTCCCTTTCCTTTCACAAGGTGGTAACTCTCTTCTGGTAACTTCCGTTGGTATTGCTTTTGTCTTGAACATTGCTGCTAATGAAAAACGAGATAATATTGTTCAGGCTATTGAGGAAGAGTTGTCTCAGACTCAAGAACTTGAAAATCAAAATGAAAAAATTGTACCTTTGAGAAGAAGTCGTTAG
- the tuf gene encoding elongation factor Tu, with protein MAKEKYDRSKPHVNIGTIGHVDHGKTTLTAAITTVLARRLPSAVNTPKDYASIDAAPEERERGITINTAHVEYETEKRHYAHIDAPGHADYVKNMITGAAQMDGAILVVASTDGPMPQTREHILLSRQVGVKHLIVFMNKVDLVDDEELLELVEMEIRDLLSEYDFPGDDIPVIQGSALKALEGDSKYEDIIMDLMNTVDEYIPEPERDTDKPLLLPVEDVFSITGRGTVASGRIDRGVVRVNDEVEIVGLKEESQKAVVTGVEMFRKQLDEGIAGDNVGVLLRGIQRDEIERGQVLAAPGSIKPHTKFKGEVYILSKEEGGRHTPFFNNYRPQFYFRTTDVTGSIELPAGTEMVMPGDNVTIDVELIHPIAVEKGTTFSIREGGRTVGSGIVTEIEA; from the coding sequence ATGGCAAAAGAAAAATACGATCGTAGTAAACCACACGTTAACATTGGTACAATCGGACACGTTGACCACGGTAAAACTACTTTGACAGCTGCAATCACAACTGTATTGGCTCGTCGTCTTCCTAGCGCAGTTAACACACCAAAAGACTACGCTTCAATCGACGCTGCTCCAGAAGAACGTGAACGCGGTATCACAATCAACACTGCACACGTTGAATACGAAACTGAAAAACGTCACTACGCTCACATCGATGCGCCAGGACACGCGGACTACGTTAAAAACATGATCACTGGTGCCGCTCAAATGGACGGTGCGATCCTTGTAGTTGCATCTACTGACGGACCAATGCCACAAACTCGTGAGCACATCCTTCTTTCACGTCAGGTTGGTGTTAAACACCTTATCGTCTTCATGAACAAAGTTGACTTGGTTGACGATGAAGAATTGCTTGAATTAGTTGAAATGGAAATCCGTGACCTTCTTTCAGAATACGATTTCCCAGGTGATGACATTCCAGTTATCCAAGGTTCAGCTCTTAAAGCTCTTGAAGGTGATTCTAAATATGAAGACATCATCATGGACTTGATGAATACTGTTGACGAATACATTCCAGAACCAGAACGCGACACTGACAAACCATTGTTGCTTCCGGTCGAAGATGTATTCTCAATCACTGGTCGTGGCACTGTTGCGTCAGGACGTATTGACCGTGGTGTTGTTCGTGTTAATGACGAAGTTGAAATTGTTGGTCTTAAAGAAGAAAGCCAAAAAGCAGTTGTTACTGGTGTAGAAATGTTCCGTAAACAACTTGATGAAGGTATTGCCGGTGATAACGTCGGTGTCCTTCTTCGTGGTATCCAACGTGATGAAATCGAACGTGGTCAAGTATTGGCTGCGCCTGGTTCAATCAAGCCACACACTAAATTCAAAGGTGAAGTTTACATCCTTTCTAAAGAAGAAGGTGGACGTCACACTCCATTCTTCAATAACTACCGTCCACAGTTCTACTTCCGTACAACTGACGTAACAGGTTCAATCGAACTTCCTGCAGGTACTGAAATGGTTATGCCTGGTGATAACGTGACTATCGACGTTGAGTTGATCCACCCAATTGCCGTTGAAAAAGGTACAACATTCTCTATCCGTGAAGGTGGACGTACTGTTGGTTCAGGTATCGTAACTGAAATCGAAGCTTAA
- the tpiA gene encoding triose-phosphate isomerase, which yields MSRKPFIAGNWKMNKNPEEAKAFVEAVASKLPSADLVEAGIAVPAVDLTTVIAAAKGSNLKVAAQNTYFENSGAFTGETSPQVLKEIGTDYVVIGHSERRYYFHETDEDINKKAKAIFANGMIPIICCGESLETYEAGKAAEFVGAQVSAALAGLTPEQVASSVIAYEPIWAIGTGKSASQDDAQKMCKVVRDVVAADFGQEVADKVRVLYGGSVKPENVAEYMACPDVDGALVGGASLEPESFLALFDFVK from the coding sequence ATGTCACGTAAACCATTTATCGCTGGTAACTGGAAAATGAACAAAAATCCAGAAGAAGCAAAAGCATTTGTTGAAGCTGTAGCGTCAAAATTGCCTTCAGCTGACCTTGTTGAAGCTGGTATTGCGGTTCCTGCAGTTGATTTGACAACTGTTATTGCTGCTGCTAAAGGTTCAAACCTTAAAGTTGCTGCACAAAACACTTACTTTGAAAATTCAGGTGCTTTCACTGGTGAAACTAGCCCACAAGTTTTGAAAGAAATCGGTACTGACTATGTTGTTATCGGTCACTCAGAACGTCGTTACTACTTCCACGAAACCGATGAAGACATCAACAAAAAAGCTAAAGCAATCTTTGCTAACGGTATGATTCCAATCATCTGTTGTGGTGAATCCCTTGAAACTTACGAAGCTGGTAAAGCAGCAGAATTCGTAGGTGCTCAAGTTTCAGCTGCTTTAGCTGGATTGACTCCTGAGCAAGTAGCTTCATCAGTTATTGCGTACGAACCAATCTGGGCTATCGGTACTGGTAAATCAGCTTCACAAGACGATGCACAAAAAATGTGTAAAGTTGTGCGTGATGTTGTGGCAGCTGACTTCGGTCAAGAAGTCGCTGACAAAGTACGTGTTCTATACGGTGGTTCAGTTAAACCTGAAAACGTTGCTGAATACATGGCTTGTCCAGATGTTGACGGAGCTCTTGTAGGTGGTGCATCACTTGAACCTGAAAGTTTCTTGGCATTGTTTGACTTCGTTAAATAA
- the tmk gene encoding dTMP kinase, translating to MSKGLLISIEGPDGAGKTSVLKVLLPRLREVYPAQVITTREPGGVAIAEQIREVILDIDNTAMDAKTELLLYIAARRQHLVEKVLPELENGNMVIMDRFIDSSVAYQGAGRGLDQDEVAWLNNYATDGHKPDLTLLFDVDSETGLARIAANGEREVNRLDLEKLDMHQRVRQGYLDLAEAEPERIKRIDASQTLEEVVEDTWEIIKSYL from the coding sequence ATGTCTAAAGGGTTACTAATCTCAATCGAAGGACCAGATGGGGCTGGAAAAACTTCAGTTTTGAAGGTGCTTTTGCCACGTTTAAGAGAGGTTTATCCAGCTCAGGTCATAACGACACGTGAGCCGGGAGGCGTGGCTATTGCAGAGCAAATCCGTGAAGTTATTCTGGATATAGATAATACGGCTATGGATGCTAAAACAGAACTTTTGCTCTATATTGCTGCTCGTCGCCAACATTTGGTTGAAAAAGTTTTACCAGAACTTGAAAATGGCAATATGGTTATCATGGATCGCTTTATTGATTCCTCGGTAGCCTATCAAGGAGCAGGCCGAGGGCTTGATCAAGATGAAGTTGCTTGGTTAAATAATTATGCGACGGATGGTCATAAACCTGATTTGACCTTGTTGTTTGATGTGGATTCTGAAACTGGTTTAGCTCGTATTGCGGCAAACGGTGAGCGAGAAGTCAATCGTTTGGATTTAGAAAAACTTGATATGCACCAACGTGTACGTCAAGGGTACTTAGATTTAGCTGAAGCTGAGCCAGAACGTATTAAGAGAATCGACGCCTCGCAAACTTTGGAAGAAGTTGTAGAGGATACCTGGGAAATTATTAAAAGTTATTTATAA
- a CDS encoding DNA polymerase III subunit delta', whose product MKLAECQRKLFEEFSQIIRENRLSHAYLFSGDFGSLDMAIWLAQSRFCLTPEDGLPCSHCRPCRLIAQGDFSDVKLVEPQGQIIKTDIIRQLTREFSQSSFEGHAQVFIIRDADKMHVNAANSLLKFIEEPQSQIYIFLLTADDSRMLPTIKSRTQLFYFPKNRAYLEELLQKEGLLLTQAKVLADFAKDDVQALDLAKDNKVLDLINTVERFTQSLLSNQDLLYLDVAKLAVQCSEKSEQEIVWAFLTYQLGKDIQNPQARRWLDLVYEARKMWLANVSFQNAMEYMVLS is encoded by the coding sequence ATGAAGTTAGCTGAATGTCAAAGAAAACTTTTTGAAGAGTTTTCACAAATTATCAGAGAAAATCGTTTGAGTCATGCTTATTTATTCTCGGGTGATTTTGGAAGTCTCGACATGGCTATTTGGCTAGCGCAGAGTCGCTTTTGCTTGACTCCTGAGGATGGTCTTCCTTGTAGTCACTGTCGTCCGTGTCGTTTGATTGCACAGGGAGATTTTTCAGATGTTAAATTGGTTGAACCGCAAGGGCAGATTATAAAAACAGATATTATTCGTCAACTGACAAGAGAGTTTAGCCAATCGAGTTTCGAGGGCCATGCTCAAGTGTTTATCATTCGTGATGCAGATAAAATGCATGTTAATGCGGCCAATAGTCTCTTGAAGTTTATTGAAGAACCTCAAAGTCAGATTTATATTTTTCTTTTGACAGCTGATGATAGTCGTATGTTACCTACGATTAAAAGCCGAACTCAACTCTTTTATTTTCCTAAGAATCGGGCTTATCTGGAAGAATTGCTTCAGAAGGAAGGTTTGTTGTTGACACAAGCCAAAGTGTTGGCAGATTTTGCTAAAGATGATGTTCAGGCTTTAGACTTAGCTAAAGATAATAAGGTTCTTGATCTGATTAATACAGTAGAGCGTTTCACACAGTCCCTGCTATCTAATCAGGACCTGCTTTATTTGGACGTTGCAAAACTGGCTGTCCAGTGTAGTGAAAAGTCGGAACAAGAGATAGTCTGGGCTTTTTTAACTTATCAATTGGGGAAGGATATACAAAATCCACAAGCAAGACGATGGCTAGACTTAGTTTATGAGGCTCGAAAAATGTGGCTTGCTAATGTCAGCTTTCAAAATGCGATGGAGTATATGGTATTATCATGA
- the ricT gene encoding regulatory iron-sulfur-containing complex subunit RicT codes for MTEVIGIKFEETGAVEYVVPDKNYAKDDFVVVLEKKDKRLAQVVMENTDFPEVSLPADLNRVEGLAGEKDFARYDENLLKAEKSMGVVADLIAQNQLDMRVVDIVFPLNSSYVRISFVAEKRVDFRQLLKDLATYFKTRIELRQISSREESKIYGGLGPCGRALCCSSFLGEFPPVSIKMAKNQSLSLNSGKMNGVCGRLMCCLSYEDDFYRDSKASYPDLGDEIETKDGTGQVVAIDVIAGTVKVMFEKGGAPLTYGVEEVQLNGKA; via the coding sequence ATGACAGAAGTCATTGGAATAAAATTTGAAGAAACTGGAGCAGTAGAATACGTTGTTCCTGATAAAAATTACGCCAAAGATGACTTTGTAGTCGTTTTGGAGAAAAAAGATAAGCGCCTAGCCCAGGTTGTCATGGAGAACACAGATTTTCCTGAGGTTAGTTTGCCTGCGGATTTGAATCGGGTTGAAGGATTGGCAGGAGAGAAAGATTTTGCTAGATATGATGAAAATCTTTTGAAGGCTGAAAAGAGTATGGGAGTAGTGGCTGATTTAATTGCTCAAAATCAGCTTGATATGAGGGTGGTGGATATTGTCTTTCCCCTAAATAGCTCATACGTGCGTATCAGTTTTGTGGCTGAAAAGCGGGTAGATTTTCGTCAGTTGCTCAAGGATTTGGCGACTTACTTTAAGACACGTATTGAGTTACGTCAGATTTCAAGTCGTGAGGAATCAAAAATCTATGGTGGCTTAGGACCTTGTGGTCGGGCACTTTGTTGTTCTAGTTTTTTGGGTGAATTCCCACCAGTATCGATTAAGATGGCTAAAAATCAGAGTTTATCTTTGAATTCTGGTAAGATGAATGGGGTCTGTGGTCGACTTATGTGTTGTCTCAGTTATGAAGATGACTTTTACCGAGATAGCAAGGCAAGTTATCCTGACTTGGGTGATGAAATTGAAACCAAGGATGGCACGGGTCAGGTCGTTGCCATTGATGTGATTGCAGGGACTGTTAAAGTTATGTTTGAAAAAGGGGGAGCTCCCCTAACTTATGGAGTGGAGGAAGTTCAGCTAAATGGAAAAGCGTGA
- the yabA gene encoding DNA replication initiation control protein YabA: MEKRELYDKFEELSQNLMSMLAEVEAIKANFSGIFEENTALKLENDKLREHLSQVVQEETGTKMSHGKVNLEAIYDDGFHICPDFYGQRRDNNEACGFCAELLYGD; encoded by the coding sequence ATGGAAAAGCGTGAATTGTATGATAAATTCGAAGAATTATCACAAAATTTGATGTCAATGTTGGCAGAGGTAGAAGCGATTAAGGCGAACTTCTCAGGGATTTTCGAGGAAAATACGGCTCTCAAGTTGGAGAACGACAAGTTACGTGAGCACTTGAGTCAAGTGGTTCAAGAGGAGACAGGGACTAAAATGTCTCATGGCAAGGTGAACCTCGAGGCTATTTATGATGATGGATTCCACATTTGCCCAGATTTTTATGGTCAACGTCGTGATAATAATGAAGCTTGTGGATTCTGTGCAGAATTGTTGTACGGAGATTAA